A portion of the Rhodopseudomonas sp. BAL398 genome contains these proteins:
- the tyrS gene encoding tyrosine--tRNA ligase: protein MTAFKSDFLNVLQSRGFIHQISDPESLDDLASRGEAIAYVGYDCTAASLHVGHLLSIMMLHWLQATGNKPIALMGGGTTRVGDPSGRDETRKILTYEQIDANKESIKGTFAKLIKFGDGRSDAVMADNAEWLTKLNYIEMLRDIGRHFSINRMLTMDSVRMRIDREQELSFIEFNYMILQSYDFVELSRRYGCNLQMGGSDQWGNIVTGVDLGRRMGTHQLHALTCPLLTTSSGAKMGKTAAGAVWLNADMLSPYDYWQYWRNTEDADVERFLKLFTLLPMDEIARLAALKGQDINEAKKVLATETTALIHGRDAADKAEATARTTFDQGGTATDLPSVAIASSELDAGLGVLAAFAEKTGLVGSNGEARRQIKGGGLRVNDVAVTDDKMVLTAANLTADGVIKLSMGKKKHVLLKPA, encoded by the coding sequence ATGACCGCATTTAAATCCGATTTTCTCAATGTGCTGCAGAGCCGCGGTTTCATTCACCAGATCTCTGACCCGGAATCGCTGGACGATCTGGCGTCGCGCGGCGAGGCGATCGCCTATGTCGGCTATGATTGCACCGCGGCGTCGCTGCATGTCGGACATCTGCTCTCGATCATGATGCTGCATTGGCTGCAGGCCACCGGCAACAAGCCGATCGCGCTGATGGGCGGCGGCACCACGCGGGTCGGCGACCCTTCCGGCCGCGACGAGACCCGCAAGATCCTGACCTATGAGCAGATCGACGCCAACAAGGAATCGATCAAGGGCACCTTCGCCAAGCTGATCAAATTCGGCGACGGCCGCAGCGACGCGGTGATGGCCGACAATGCCGAATGGCTGACCAAGCTGAACTACATCGAGATGCTGCGCGACATCGGGCGCCACTTCTCGATCAACCGCATGCTGACCATGGATTCGGTGAGGATGCGGATCGACCGCGAGCAGGAACTGTCCTTCATCGAATTCAACTACATGATCCTGCAGTCCTACGACTTCGTCGAGCTGTCGCGGCGCTATGGCTGCAATCTGCAGATGGGCGGCTCCGACCAATGGGGCAACATCGTCACCGGCGTCGATCTCGGCCGCCGCATGGGCACGCATCAGCTGCATGCCCTGACCTGCCCGCTGCTGACCACCTCGTCCGGTGCCAAGATGGGCAAGACCGCCGCCGGCGCGGTGTGGCTCAACGCCGACATGCTGAGCCCCTACGACTACTGGCAATATTGGCGCAACACCGAGGACGCCGACGTCGAGCGCTTCCTCAAGCTGTTCACGCTGCTGCCGATGGACGAGATCGCCCGCCTCGCCGCGCTCAAGGGCCAGGACATCAACGAGGCCAAGAAAGTCCTGGCGACCGAGACCACCGCGCTGATCCATGGCCGCGACGCCGCCGACAAGGCCGAAGCCACCGCGCGGACCACCTTCGATCAGGGCGGCACCGCGACCGACCTGCCCAGCGTGGCGATCGCGTCGAGCGAACTCGATGCCGGGCTCGGCGTGCTGGCGGCGTTCGCCGAGAAGACCGGGCTGGTCGGCTCCAATGGCGAAGCGCGGCGCCAGATCAAGGGCGGCGGCCTGCGCGTCAACGACGTCGCCGTCACCGACGACAAGATGGTGCTGACCGCCGCAAATCTGACCGCGGACGGCGTCATCAAGCTGTCGATGGGCAAGAAAAAGCACGTGCTGCTCAA
- a CDS encoding anhydro-N-acetylmuramic acid kinase: MMLTAIGLMSGTSLDGVDVALIRTDGKRVASLGPSGYRAYSETERDLLRQALADAVDLPRREARPGSLGEAERAVTLAHAEAVAAFTAQHRIAREDIDIVGFHGQTVLHRPAQKLTVQIGDAAALAKAIRIPVMHDFRAADVAAGGQGAPLVPVYHRALAQALDRDGPIAVVNIGGVSNITYIDGADSLIACDTGPGNALLDDFVFAVTGQSFDAQGGLAAQGEPDRDWIARALAHPFFALPPPKSLDRNDFAALRLGQIAPDDGAATLTAFTAAAIARIVPLLPKPPKSWIVTGGGARNLTMLRMLRETLAPASVEAADALGWSADAMEAQAFGFLAARGLKGLPLSYPATTGVTLPMTGGLIKRP, from the coding sequence ATGATGTTGACGGCGATCGGACTGATGAGCGGGACCTCGCTCGACGGGGTCGACGTCGCCCTGATCAGGACCGACGGCAAGCGGGTGGCGTCGCTCGGCCCGTCCGGTTATCGAGCCTATAGCGAGACCGAGCGCGACCTGCTGCGCCAGGCGCTGGCCGACGCCGTCGACTTGCCGCGGCGCGAGGCGCGGCCGGGAAGCCTCGGCGAGGCCGAACGGGCGGTGACGCTCGCGCATGCCGAAGCGGTGGCGGCCTTCACCGCGCAGCACCGGATCGCCCGCGAGGATATCGACATCGTCGGGTTTCACGGCCAGACCGTGCTGCATCGGCCTGCGCAGAAATTGACGGTGCAGATCGGCGACGCCGCGGCGCTGGCCAAGGCGATCCGCATTCCGGTGATGCACGATTTCCGCGCTGCCGATGTCGCCGCCGGCGGGCAGGGTGCGCCGCTGGTGCCGGTCTATCACCGCGCGCTGGCGCAAGCGCTGGATCGCGACGGCCCGATCGCGGTGGTCAATATCGGCGGGGTGTCCAACATCACCTATATCGATGGCGCCGACAGCCTGATCGCTTGCGACACCGGCCCCGGCAACGCGCTGCTCGACGATTTCGTGTTTGCCGTGACCGGCCAGTCATTCGACGCCCAGGGCGGGCTCGCGGCGCAGGGCGAACCGGACCGCGACTGGATCGCACGCGCGCTGGCGCATCCGTTCTTCGCGCTGCCGCCGCCGAAATCGCTCGACCGCAACGATTTCGCCGCGCTTCGGCTGGGGCAGATCGCCCCCGACGATGGTGCGGCGACGCTGACGGCCTTCACCGCGGCGGCGATCGCGCGGATCGTGCCGCTGCTGCCGAAGCCGCCGAAGAGCTGGATCGTCACCGGCGGCGGCGCCCGCAATCTGACCATGCTGCGGATGCTGCGCGAGACGCTGGCGCCGGCCAGCGTCGAGGCCGCCGATGCGCTGGGCTGGTCGGCGGACGCGATGGAGGCGCAGGCATTCGGCTTTCTCGCCGCACGCGGCCTCAAGGGCCTGCCGCTGAGCTATCCGGCGACCACCGGCGTCACCTTGCCGATGACCGGGGGGCTGATCAAACGGCCATGA
- a CDS encoding alpha/beta hydrolase: MPEVIFTGPAGRLEGRYHPAKQKNAPIAMVLHPHPQFHGTMNHQIIYQCYYAFVHRGFSVLRFNFRGVGRSQGSFDHGTGELSDAASALDWAQTINPEARACWVAGFSFGAWIGMQLLMRRPEVEGFISIAPPANLYDFSFLAPCPSSGLIVHGEKDAVVPPKDVNTLVEKLKTQKGIVIDQHVIPGANHFFDGKLQPLMESVTGYLDMRLANVR; the protein is encoded by the coding sequence ATGCCCGAAGTCATTTTCACCGGTCCCGCAGGCCGCCTCGAAGGCCGTTATCATCCGGCCAAGCAAAAGAACGCGCCGATCGCGATGGTGCTGCACCCGCATCCCCAGTTCCACGGCACGATGAACCACCAGATCATCTACCAGTGCTATTACGCCTTCGTGCATCGCGGCTTTTCGGTGCTGCGCTTCAATTTCCGTGGCGTCGGCCGCAGCCAGGGCTCCTTCGACCACGGCACCGGCGAATTGTCCGATGCTGCCTCGGCGCTGGACTGGGCCCAGACCATCAACCCCGAAGCCCGCGCCTGCTGGGTCGCCGGATTCTCGTTCGGCGCCTGGATCGGCATGCAGCTGTTGATGCGCCGGCCCGAGGTCGAGGGCTTCATCTCGATCGCCCCGCCGGCCAATCTCTATGACTTTTCGTTCCTGGCACCCTGCCCGTCCTCGGGCCTGATCGTGCATGGCGAGAAGGACGCGGTGGTGCCGCCGAAAGACGTCAACACCCTGGTCGAGAAGCTGAAAACCCAAAAGGGCATCGTCATCGACCAGCACGTCATCCCCGGCGCCAACCATTTCTTCGACGGCAAACTCCAACCCTTGATGGAATCAGTCACCGGCTATCTCGACATGCGGCTCGCCAACGTCCGCTGA
- a CDS encoding cysteine desulfurase family protein, whose product MIDRVYLDWNATTPLRPEAKAAMAAAWDLAGNPSSVHAEGRAARRLVEQAREIVATAVGARARQIVFTSGGTEANALALAPGLRVGSEPVENLIVSQIEHASVLAGGRFPGAQTRMLGVTRSGVIDLDHLQQLLVQGAPALVSVMLANNETGTLQPIAEVAHLVHQAGGLLHVDAIQAFGKIPFDINELNADLVSLSAHKLGGPKGVGALVIGAALAGPEPLLRGGGQELGRRAGTENVAGIAGFGAAVTAVMATLPAEMARLEILRNRLEAGLRQTEGVIVIGDQVARLPNTTLFAVAGLRAETAVIGFDLAGIAVSSGSACSSGKVQPSHVLQAMGFGPELAQAALRLSLGWSSSEADIDRCLEGWRKLFGTLIKRDHETVLERF is encoded by the coding sequence ATGATTGACCGGGTCTATCTTGACTGGAACGCGACAACGCCGCTGCGCCCCGAGGCCAAGGCGGCGATGGCGGCGGCGTGGGACCTGGCCGGCAATCCGTCCTCGGTCCATGCCGAGGGCCGAGCGGCGCGGCGGCTGGTCGAGCAGGCGCGGGAGATCGTCGCCACGGCGGTCGGGGCGCGCGCGCGCCAGATCGTGTTCACCTCGGGCGGCACCGAAGCCAATGCGTTGGCGCTCGCGCCAGGACTCCGCGTTGGCTCGGAACCGGTTGAAAATCTTATTGTTTCGCAAATCGAACACGCCTCGGTTCTGGCCGGCGGGCGGTTTCCCGGCGCGCAGACCCGCATGCTTGGGGTGACGCGCTCTGGCGTGATCGACCTCGATCATTTGCAACAATTGCTGGTGCAGGGGGCGCCGGCGCTGGTGTCGGTGATGCTGGCCAATAACGAGACCGGGACGCTGCAACCGATTGCTGAAGTCGCTCACCTGGTACATCAGGCCGGCGGCCTATTGCACGTCGACGCGATCCAGGCGTTCGGAAAAATTCCGTTCGATATCAATGAATTGAACGCGGATCTGGTGTCATTGTCGGCGCATAAGCTGGGCGGCCCGAAGGGCGTCGGCGCGCTGGTGATCGGCGCGGCGCTGGCGGGTCCCGAACCATTGCTGCGCGGCGGCGGCCAGGAACTCGGGCGGCGGGCCGGGACCGAGAATGTCGCCGGGATCGCCGGCTTTGGCGCCGCGGTTACGGCCGTGATGGCAACGCTGCCGGCCGAGATGGCGCGGCTCGAAATCCTGCGGAATCGGCTCGAGGCAGGCCTGCGGCAAACCGAGGGCGTGATTGTGATCGGCGATCAGGTCGCCCGACTGCCCAATACGACGCTGTTTGCCGTCGCCGGACTGCGCGCCGAGACCGCCGTCATCGGCTTCGACCTGGCGGGAATCGCGGTGTCGTCCGGCTCGGCTTGCTCTTCGGGCAAGGTTCAGCCATCGCATGTGCTGCAGGCGATGGGATTCGGTCCGGAACTTGCACAAGCGGCATTACGGCTCAGTTTGGGCTGGTCGAGTAGCGAAGCCGACATCGATCGGTGTCTGGAGGGCTGGCGAAAGCTTTTCGGGACACTAATTAAAAGGGATCATGAAACAGTGCTTGAACGGTTCTAA